From the Lampris incognitus isolate fLamInc1 chromosome 6, fLamInc1.hap2, whole genome shotgun sequence genome, one window contains:
- the LOC130114419 gene encoding dual specificity protein phosphatase MPK-4 isoform X2, whose protein sequence is MMSRIEQADHRPTPITLTPQLPPRAHRPLCMSVSSDSSGRFKALETHEWKNNLKAQMEQAHSAGAASSTGSLERASLFCASASPTASSSGLSSPVELLNKSKSSSRFSLFSPPWNSSSESDSNPPSRSGSKKLRNYVRGPDTPEIKPSGPEHFQYSEPVISKVTDYIYVGNLNAAYSGRTLCRNNIDSIIDMSSLPGEPGPNLCLIPCTCSRGARHSWSRLKVDLGEGPDVLGRGLALKQRCFEDINECIDASTVKRKRVLVHCRDGFSLAPTCIIQYLMVKQNMRLIAAYELLRAKYPVNIKECHQNVLVSLERALRPGGNVDPECFKQAISRRVAWT, encoded by the exons ATGATGAGTCGAATCGAGCAGGCTGATCACCGGCCCACCCCCATCACCCTCACCCCCCAGCTTCCCCCCAGAGCCCACAGGCCACTCTGCATGTCCGTCTCCTCTGACAGCAGTGGCCGCTTCAAGGCTCTGGAGACACACGAGTGGAAGAACAACCTGAAAGCCCag ATGGAACAGGCCCACAGTGCAGGAGCAGCCAGTAGCACGGGCTCCCTGGAGAGGGCCTCGCTCTTCTGTGCCTCTGCATCCCCCACAGCGTCCAGCTCTGGTCTCTCCAGTCCCGTGGAGCTCCTCAACAAGAGCAAGTCCTCCAGCCGGTTCTCCCTCTTCTCCCCACCCTggaacagcagctctgagtctgACTCCAACCCCCCCTCTCGCTCAGGCTCCAAGAAGCTACGCAACTATGTCAGGGGCCCTGACACCCCCGAAATCAAGCCCAGCGGGCCTGAACACTTCCAGTACTCTGAGCCGGTCATCTCCAAGGTAACAGACTATATTTATGTGGGTAACCTGAACGCAGCATACAGCGGTCGTACCCTGTGTCGAAACAACATTGACAGCATCATCGATATGAGCAGCCTCCCAGGGGAACCGGGCCCTAACCTCTGCCTCATTCCCTGTACCTGCTCCCGGGGAGCCCGCCACAGCTGGTCCCGCCTGAAGGTCGATCTTGGGGAAGGACCCGATGTGCTGGGCCGGGGGCTTGCCCTGAAGCAACGCTGCTTTGAGGACATAAATGAGTGCATTGACGCGTCCACTGTAAAACGGAAGCGAGTCTTGGTCCATTGTCGAGACGGCTTCTCCCTGGCGCCCACCTGTATCATACAGTACCTGATGGTGAAACAGAACATGAGGCTCATCGCTGCCTATGAGCTGCTGAGAGCCAAATACCCCGTCAACATCAAGGAGTGTCACCAGAATGTTCTGGTGAGCCTGGAAAGAGCCTTACGGCCTGGAGGCAACGTGGACCCGGAGTGCTTTAAACAGGCCATCTCCCGCAGAGTGGCCTGGACGTGA
- the LOC130114419 gene encoding uncharacterized protein LOC130114419 isoform X1, whose amino-acid sequence MERRKEGNGGLNALKLLDNKISRQDGKPGIAKALHSIFKTHSTSQIQSTSRSECAGSCPNLMMSRIEQADHRPTPITLTPQLPPRAHRPLCMSVSSDSSGRFKALETHEWKNNLKAQMEQAHSAGAASSTGSLERASLFCASASPTASSSGLSSPVELLNKSKSSSRFSLFSPPWNSSSESDSNPPSRSGSKKLRNYVRGPDTPEIKPSGPEHFQYSEPVISKVTDYIYVGNLNAAYSGRTLCRNNIDSIIDMSSLPGEPGPNLCLIPCTCSRGARHSWSRLKVDLGEGPDVLGRGLALKQRCFEDINECIDASTVKRKRVLVHCRDGFSLAPTCIIQYLMVKQNMRLIAAYELLRAKYPVNIKECHQNVLVSLERALRPGGNVDPECFKQAISRRVAWT is encoded by the exons ATGGAAAGAAGGAAAGAGGGAAACGGAGGCTTGAATGCACTTAAACTGCTGGACAACAAGATCTCCAGACAGGATGGAAAACCcg GCATTGCAAAGGCTCTTCACAGCATATTCAAAACCCACAGTACTTCGCAGATTCAGTCCACTAGTCGTTCAGAATGTGCTG GATCCTGTCCTAATCTGATGATGAGTCGAATCGAGCAGGCTGATCACCGGCCCACCCCCATCACCCTCACCCCCCAGCTTCCCCCCAGAGCCCACAGGCCACTCTGCATGTCCGTCTCCTCTGACAGCAGTGGCCGCTTCAAGGCTCTGGAGACACACGAGTGGAAGAACAACCTGAAAGCCCag ATGGAACAGGCCCACAGTGCAGGAGCAGCCAGTAGCACGGGCTCCCTGGAGAGGGCCTCGCTCTTCTGTGCCTCTGCATCCCCCACAGCGTCCAGCTCTGGTCTCTCCAGTCCCGTGGAGCTCCTCAACAAGAGCAAGTCCTCCAGCCGGTTCTCCCTCTTCTCCCCACCCTggaacagcagctctgagtctgACTCCAACCCCCCCTCTCGCTCAGGCTCCAAGAAGCTACGCAACTATGTCAGGGGCCCTGACACCCCCGAAATCAAGCCCAGCGGGCCTGAACACTTCCAGTACTCTGAGCCGGTCATCTCCAAGGTAACAGACTATATTTATGTGGGTAACCTGAACGCAGCATACAGCGGTCGTACCCTGTGTCGAAACAACATTGACAGCATCATCGATATGAGCAGCCTCCCAGGGGAACCGGGCCCTAACCTCTGCCTCATTCCCTGTACCTGCTCCCGGGGAGCCCGCCACAGCTGGTCCCGCCTGAAGGTCGATCTTGGGGAAGGACCCGATGTGCTGGGCCGGGGGCTTGCCCTGAAGCAACGCTGCTTTGAGGACATAAATGAGTGCATTGACGCGTCCACTGTAAAACGGAAGCGAGTCTTGGTCCATTGTCGAGACGGCTTCTCCCTGGCGCCCACCTGTATCATACAGTACCTGATGGTGAAACAGAACATGAGGCTCATCGCTGCCTATGAGCTGCTGAGAGCCAAATACCCCGTCAACATCAAGGAGTGTCACCAGAATGTTCTGGTGAGCCTGGAAAGAGCCTTACGGCCTGGAGGCAACGTGGACCCGGAGTGCTTTAAACAGGCCATCTCCCGCAGAGTGGCCTGGACGTGA